A region of the Desulfobacter postgatei 2ac9 genome:
GCCGTTCATTACGGCTTGAAAATAGGGGAGAATGGACTGGATGAGCGAAAGGATTATCAAAAATCAGCTGAGGCCTGTGCCAAATACCTGCGGGACAACCGCAGGGTGTTTGGCAGCACGGTATTAAGCCTGGCCAGTTACCACCACGGTACCAGAATGGTCACGGATGTCTTACTCAATTGCGGTGACGATCCGGGAAGGCAATTTGGACCGATTTTCAAAAACAGTCTTTTGGGGCCTTTTTCCAGGGAGTATGTCCCCCAGTGTCTGGCTGCGTCATTGATATACCGCTATCTTAAGCAAAACAGATTGGTCATGCTTTCGGTTCCTGGGTTTGAGTCTAAAACACTTCAGGCCCAAACGCCGGTTAAATCCCTGAAAAAGATGATTCCAACCCTGTATAAACTGAATCCGGACCTTGAACATGCAGCCTCAATTTATCCGTATGCCAGCAGCAACGGGTATGTGCTGATGACAAAAATAGGGTATTCCTCTTTGACGGCTGAAATGATCAGAACCTATCCTGATTGGGCGAAAAACCCGAAACCGGATCCGTCCGGCAGCACAGAAGTCAAAGGGCTGCCAAAAACCATTCATTATGTTGTCCAGACCCACAATGACCTGTCCGGCATTGCTGACATTTTTGGGACCAGTGTGAAAGCGCTGAAATTCAGTAACCGGTTTTTGGTAAAGCAGGGGGTGCACCCCGGCGATGTGATTGAGATTAAGGGCATGGCCCCGACCACCCTGGCTTTGGACGGAAAA
Encoded here:
- a CDS encoding transglycosylase SLT domain-containing protein, with protein sequence MILICFTMFQSSAAMAQNRVNLNLKPVAFDLNTVENQLTEMMADWGETAFDVDDALVRHVSYFIKYYAVQNVDKSNNIIRRSEKYLYDIKKIFKKYSIAEDVAFALPFVESGFNPGALSNAGALGMFQFLDTTAVHYGLKIGENGLDERKDYQKSAEACAKYLRDNRRVFGSTVLSLASYHHGTRMVTDVLLNCGDDPGRQFGPIFKNSLLGPFSREYVPQCLAASLIYRYLKQNRLVMLSVPGFESKTLQAQTPVKSLKKMIPTLYKLNPDLEHAASIYPYASSNGYVLMTKIGYSSLTAEMIRTYPDWAKNPKPDPSGSTEVKGLPKTIHYVVQTHNDLSGIADIFGTSVKALKFSNRFLVKQGVHPGDVIEIKGMAPTTLALDGKSTVCDTPRALVTQEDETLETFCKRVVKTIRADCSSSRWQMGANLTPALIYYWNYDVLGNIQPDTPLEGGMNLRIYSDYRWHKTAAGSQAPPATPEALDYRYNPSVPTG